One genomic segment of Methylosinus sp. C49 includes these proteins:
- a CDS encoding TolC family outer membrane protein, whose product MKIHACIIIGLTAVGAILTPASAETLPSALASAYAYNPDLNQQRASVRVHDESVAKAWSGLRPNASVIAGLGAMRTELLVPTIRLPFMHERIYLHGDHDGNPQAVTVNVSQTLFDGGRTLNNVKKAESTVLSARANLRLIEQAVLQNAATAYMDVLRDTAILSLRQNNIRVLELQLANTRENAAAGYLTETDVAQAEAAVSQARSDLYGAQARLKRSAASYHRIVGEEPKRLQPAGSVEKLLPRSVEDAIAIATGAHPGVEAAHHQVDAAEFAVHAAEADLLPSASVSGQLSQQNDFFLGLPGWRQFSYGVNVNFRVPLYQGGADFASVRQAKEQVGQARFGVDMQMGDARANVVGSYASLEAAKLQMKSDHATVKAAELALNGVREEAKVGLRTTLDVLNAQQSLLHARVNVVVSQHDVVVASYAALASIGRLNRAALNLDVEHYDAEQHFENVRGKFFGVDTP is encoded by the coding sequence ATGAAAATACATGCGTGCATCATCATCGGCCTGACGGCGGTCGGCGCGATACTCACGCCCGCCAGCGCCGAGACTTTGCCATCGGCTCTCGCGAGCGCCTATGCCTATAATCCCGATCTCAACCAGCAGCGCGCCAGCGTGCGCGTGCATGACGAGAGCGTGGCCAAAGCCTGGAGCGGCCTGCGGCCCAACGCCTCGGTAATCGCCGGTCTCGGCGCCATGCGGACAGAATTGCTGGTGCCGACGATCCGCCTGCCCTTCATGCATGAGCGCATTTATCTGCATGGCGACCATGACGGCAATCCGCAGGCCGTGACCGTCAATGTCTCGCAGACGCTCTTCGACGGCGGCCGCACGCTCAACAATGTGAAAAAGGCCGAATCGACGGTTCTCTCGGCGCGCGCCAATCTGCGGCTGATCGAGCAGGCGGTCCTGCAGAACGCCGCGACCGCCTATATGGACGTGCTGCGCGACACCGCGATCCTGTCGCTGCGTCAGAACAATATTCGCGTGCTGGAGCTGCAGCTCGCCAACACGCGGGAGAATGCGGCCGCCGGCTATCTGACCGAGACCGACGTCGCTCAGGCGGAAGCGGCCGTGTCGCAGGCGCGCTCCGATCTCTATGGCGCGCAGGCGCGGCTGAAGAGAAGCGCGGCGAGCTATCATCGCATCGTCGGCGAGGAGCCCAAGCGGCTGCAGCCCGCGGGCTCGGTGGAAAAGCTGCTGCCGCGCAGCGTCGAGGACGCCATCGCCATCGCCACGGGCGCTCACCCCGGCGTGGAGGCGGCGCATCATCAGGTCGATGCGGCGGAATTCGCCGTCCATGCCGCGGAAGCGGATCTTCTTCCATCCGCCTCGGTGAGCGGCCAGCTCTCGCAGCAGAACGACTTCTTCCTGGGCCTGCCCGGATGGCGGCAGTTCAGCTATGGCGTCAATGTGAATTTCCGCGTTCCACTCTATCAGGGCGGCGCCGATTTCGCCTCGGTGCGCCAGGCGAAGGAGCAGGTGGGCCAGGCCCGCTTCGGCGTGGATATGCAGATGGGCGACGCGCGCGCCAATGTCGTCGGCAGCTACGCCTCGCTGGAGGCCGCCAAGCTGCAGATGAAGTCGGACCATGCAACGGTGAAAGCCGCTGAACTGGCGCTCAACGGCGTGCGCGAGGAGGCGAAGGTCGGCCTGCGCACGACGCTCGACGTTCTCAACGCGCAGCAGAGCCTGCTCCATGCGCGGGTGAATGTCGTCGTCTCACAGCATGACGTCGTCGTCGCCTCCTATGCGGCGCTGGCCTCGATCGGCCGGCTGAACCGGGCGGCGTTGAATCTGGACGTCGAGCATTACGACGCCGAGCAGCACTTCGAGAATGTGCGCGGCAAATTCTTCGGCGTGGATACGCCCTGA
- a CDS encoding efflux RND transporter periplasmic adaptor subunit, translating into MKLDRPSPAILLLVGLAAVSSTMSGRAEQALSSSAKLVSQHRVAAAPGVVEPNSKEREISAQIVGVIKEFKVEENDEVTAGQVIAVIDNAEQSARVASAQAQLALRQAELDRILHGARAEELREAEAALSEADAGLKYARRDYERRQPLAKRGVSPQAMLDQAKANLDASEARRTVAAQRLAQLQTGARSEDVDAARARLRLADAELASAKAIFDKTFIRSPVAGTVLRRTHEVGETVTNVPPTTVAIVGDLRGLKVRAEVDETDIGKVTPDQRVEVVSDAYPGRKFQGRVSWVSSRMGSKIVQTGRPGDRVDTKVLQVLVDLDGDAKLPVGLRVDAYLFGELVAAKQSR; encoded by the coding sequence ATGAAACTCGATCGGCCGTCGCCGGCCATTCTTCTTCTCGTCGGCCTCGCCGCCGTATCGTCAACGATGAGCGGCCGCGCCGAGCAGGCGCTCTCCTCGAGCGCCAAGCTCGTCTCGCAGCATCGGGTCGCCGCAGCGCCCGGCGTCGTCGAGCCCAATAGCAAGGAGCGCGAGATCTCCGCGCAGATCGTCGGCGTGATCAAGGAATTCAAGGTCGAGGAGAATGACGAGGTGACGGCGGGGCAGGTCATCGCCGTCATCGACAACGCCGAGCAGAGCGCGCGCGTCGCCTCCGCGCAGGCGCAGCTCGCGCTCCGTCAGGCCGAGCTCGACCGCATTCTGCATGGCGCGCGCGCCGAGGAGCTGCGTGAGGCCGAGGCGGCTCTCTCGGAAGCCGACGCCGGGCTCAAATATGCGCGTCGCGACTATGAGCGTCGGCAGCCGCTGGCCAAGCGGGGCGTCTCGCCGCAGGCGATGCTCGATCAGGCGAAGGCCAATCTCGACGCCAGCGAGGCGCGCCGCACCGTCGCCGCCCAGCGCCTCGCGCAATTGCAGACGGGCGCCCGCTCCGAGGACGTCGACGCCGCGCGCGCGCGGCTGCGGCTCGCCGATGCGGAGCTGGCCTCGGCGAAGGCGATCTTCGACAAGACCTTCATTCGTTCGCCGGTGGCGGGAACCGTCTTGCGCCGCACCCATGAGGTGGGCGAGACCGTCACCAATGTGCCGCCGACGACGGTCGCCATCGTCGGCGATCTGCGCGGCCTCAAAGTGCGCGCCGAGGTGGACGAGACCGACATCGGCAAGGTGACGCCGGATCAGCGCGTCGAAGTGGTCAGCGACGCCTATCCCGGTCGCAAGTTCCAGGGCCGCGTGAGCTGGGTGTCGTCCCGAATGGGCTCGAAGATCGTGCAGACGGGACGCCCCGGCGACCGCGTCGATACAAAGGTCCTGCAGGTGCTCGTCGATCTCGACGGCGACGCCAAGCTGCCCGTCGGACTCAGGGTGGACGCCTATCTCTTCGGAGAGCTCGTCGCCGCCAAGCAGTCTCGTTGA
- a CDS encoding ABC transporter ATP-binding protein, with protein MTQPILSARGLVHNFGEGPSAVQVLKNIDIDILPGEVLLLVGPSGSGKTTLVHILGHLLRPTAGKITICGKSTETLDEDRLAELRLQHFGFIFQAHNLFPMLTATENVMVALDLMGVEKDVARVRAHELLGSVGLGHRIDAFPAELSIGQKQRVAIARALAADPEILIADEPTAALDSENGLKAMELLQALARNGRRAVVIVTHDFRIFQFANRVLHLEDGRIVDKPPESSHSFGAGSAS; from the coding sequence ATGACGCAGCCCATATTGAGCGCGCGCGGCCTCGTTCACAATTTCGGCGAGGGACCGAGCGCCGTCCAGGTTCTGAAGAATATCGACATCGATATTCTGCCGGGCGAGGTCCTGCTCCTCGTGGGTCCCTCCGGCAGCGGCAAGACGACGCTCGTTCATATACTCGGCCATCTGCTGCGCCCGACCGCCGGCAAGATCACCATTTGCGGCAAGTCGACCGAGACCCTCGACGAAGATCGGCTGGCGGAGCTGCGCCTTCAACACTTCGGCTTCATCTTTCAGGCGCATAATCTGTTCCCGATGCTGACGGCGACGGAGAATGTGATGGTCGCGCTCGATCTCATGGGCGTCGAGAAGGATGTCGCGCGCGTCCGGGCGCATGAGCTGCTCGGAAGCGTCGGCCTCGGTCATCGCATCGACGCCTTTCCGGCGGAACTCAGCATCGGACAGAAGCAGCGCGTGGCGATCGCGCGCGCGCTCGCCGCCGATCCCGAGATACTCATCGCCGACGAGCCGACGGCGGCGCTCGATTCCGAGAATGGCCTGAAGGCGATGGAGCTTCTGCAGGCGCTCGCGCGCAACGGCCGCCGCGCGGTCGTCATCGTCACGCATGACTTTCGCATTTTTCAGTTCGCGAATCGCGTCTTGCATCTGGAGGACGGCCGCATTGTCGATAAGCCTCCAGAATCGTCCCATTCCTTCGGCGCAGGGAGCGCGTCATGA
- a CDS encoding ABC transporter permease yields MTLLIAWRNLVHDRIRFAITLTGIAFSTILMGIQLGMLLNFVHTISTVVDHAGADLWITAEGVPSVDLATPLQERRRFQAMSVEGVAAAEPYMLHFGFLKRPDGVRQIVIVIGIDPDATMGLPFAMVEGPSAKEALAEPDGAVIDRLYADKLGIRTLGETVEINSHRIRVVGFTDGIRTFTQAPYVFMSLAKARSFFYAPDNDIAYVLVRVAEGYRPEAVAEALAARMSEVEVLTAGQLAWRSQYYWLVTTGAGITLVSSTLLALLVGVVIVAQTLYASTMDRLPEYAVIRAMGGPRSYLYRIIVQQAVLGGVFGAAIGLAVIAVVVVFTRHLSSAPEVPLWLAFGIVVATMLMCVAASIGSIGKVMTVDPVKVFR; encoded by the coding sequence ATGACCTTGCTCATCGCATGGCGCAATCTCGTCCATGATCGCATCCGTTTCGCGATCACGCTCACCGGCATCGCATTCTCCACGATATTGATGGGCATTCAGCTCGGAATGCTGCTGAATTTCGTCCATACGATCTCGACCGTCGTCGATCACGCCGGCGCCGATCTCTGGATCACGGCGGAAGGCGTGCCCAGCGTCGATCTCGCGACGCCTCTGCAGGAGCGGCGGCGCTTTCAGGCGATGTCGGTCGAGGGCGTCGCGGCGGCCGAGCCCTATATGCTCCACTTCGGCTTTCTGAAGCGGCCGGACGGCGTTCGGCAGATCGTCATCGTCATCGGCATCGATCCCGATGCGACGATGGGCCTGCCCTTCGCCATGGTCGAAGGGCCGAGCGCGAAAGAGGCGCTTGCGGAGCCGGACGGCGCGGTGATCGACCGCCTCTATGCCGATAAGCTCGGCATTCGCACGCTCGGCGAGACGGTCGAGATCAACAGCCACAGAATTCGTGTGGTCGGCTTCACGGACGGCATAAGGACCTTCACCCAGGCGCCCTATGTGTTCATGTCGCTCGCCAAGGCGCGATCCTTCTTCTACGCGCCGGACAATGACATCGCCTATGTGCTGGTGCGCGTCGCCGAGGGCTATAGACCGGAGGCGGTGGCCGAGGCGCTCGCCGCGCGCATGTCGGAGGTCGAGGTGCTGACGGCGGGACAGCTCGCCTGGCGCAGCCAATATTATTGGCTCGTGACCACGGGCGCCGGCATCACGCTGGTCAGCTCGACTCTGCTGGCCTTGCTCGTCGGCGTCGTCATCGTCGCGCAGACGCTCTACGCCAGCACGATGGATCGCCTGCCGGAATACGCCGTCATTCGCGCCATGGGCGGCCCGCGTTCCTATCTCTATCGCATCATCGTGCAGCAGGCGGTGCTCGGCGGCGTGTTCGGCGCGGCGATCGGCCTCGCCGTCATAGCGGTCGTCGTCGTCTTCACCCGCCATCTCAGCTCGGCGCCGGAGGTGCCGCTCTGGCTCGCCTTCGGAATCGTCGTGGCGACGATGCTGATGTGCGTCGCCGCCTCGATCGGCTCGATCGGCAAGGTGATGACGGTCGATCCGGTGAAGGTGTTCCGATGA
- a CDS encoding 4'-phosphopantetheinyl transferase superfamily protein — MSRRGGALPFVGRVLAATRGESVLVERILHLDEDLYLADHAFVHAPGVKPLSACLPVLPMTMSIEAMAEVAACVVPGQGLIGVEAIKATRWIDLVDAESAILAIEARLDRYDPQRDATFVRAAIRAEGQSGPSIEATLLFGRHYLLELFPDFGALDVGAALRIDAARLYAERHLFHGPAFRCLFGEVFVEERRIAGHLRIPSSAGLFRSMAEPQLLLQPCVLDAICQMVGVYAMQRDRYAFPVGLGKLELYRPTPPAGRLVPVRIELRKTDGKTIHADVEAEDGEGGVWMRIADLRCWKFQWERCLVDYRRAPGQFLLGRPAPVGGSADGPLVLYLAEPDLGKFDPRMLARDCLGLEEAAVYESHARFPARQRQWLLGRTVAKDCVRRWISDRTGAEMAHPAAILIRSDPAGRPYVAGEDGREVLLPHVSIAHCEDRAIAAAHSGRVGVDIERIADRGDGFLAAVAGPDEREKVNALGTARRAEWITRVWGAKEAVGKLLGSGVDGRLKSLEAVDFSPEGSIRIQDRETMSAYAVETIESNGFIIACVTEDVPLPPRGEECASA, encoded by the coding sequence GTGTCGAGACGCGGCGGCGCGCTGCCTTTCGTCGGCCGCGTCCTCGCCGCGACGCGCGGCGAGAGCGTCCTAGTCGAGCGCATCCTCCATCTCGACGAGGACCTCTATCTCGCCGACCACGCCTTTGTTCACGCGCCCGGCGTCAAGCCGCTCTCGGCCTGCCTGCCCGTGCTGCCGATGACGATGAGCATAGAGGCGATGGCGGAGGTCGCCGCCTGTGTCGTTCCGGGACAGGGGCTCATCGGCGTCGAGGCGATAAAGGCGACGAGATGGATCGATCTCGTCGACGCCGAGTCCGCAATTTTGGCGATCGAAGCGCGTCTCGACCGCTATGATCCGCAGCGCGACGCCACTTTCGTGCGCGCCGCCATTCGCGCCGAAGGTCAGAGCGGCCCGTCGATCGAGGCGACGCTGCTGTTCGGCCGCCATTATCTGCTGGAGCTGTTCCCGGATTTCGGCGCGCTCGACGTGGGCGCCGCGCTCAGGATCGACGCCGCGCGTCTCTACGCCGAGCGCCATTTGTTCCATGGACCGGCCTTCCGCTGCCTCTTCGGCGAGGTTTTTGTCGAGGAACGGCGCATTGCCGGCCATTTGCGCATCCCCTCGTCCGCCGGCCTGTTTCGCTCCATGGCGGAGCCTCAGCTGCTGCTGCAGCCCTGCGTGCTCGACGCCATCTGCCAAATGGTCGGCGTCTATGCGATGCAGCGGGATCGCTACGCTTTTCCCGTGGGGCTCGGCAAGCTCGAGCTCTATCGGCCGACGCCGCCCGCGGGAAGGCTCGTCCCCGTGCGCATCGAGCTGCGCAAGACCGACGGCAAGACCATTCACGCCGATGTCGAGGCGGAGGATGGCGAAGGCGGCGTCTGGATGCGCATCGCGGATCTGCGCTGCTGGAAATTCCAATGGGAGCGGTGTCTCGTCGATTACCGGCGCGCGCCCGGACAATTTCTGCTCGGCCGTCCCGCGCCGGTCGGCGGCTCTGCCGACGGCCCGCTGGTCCTTTACCTCGCCGAGCCCGATCTCGGCAAATTCGATCCGCGAATGCTCGCGCGCGATTGTCTCGGCCTCGAGGAGGCCGCCGTCTATGAGAGCCACGCCCGCTTTCCGGCGCGCCAGCGCCAATGGCTGCTCGGCCGCACGGTCGCCAAGGATTGCGTCCGACGCTGGATCAGCGACCGCACCGGGGCCGAAATGGCGCATCCGGCCGCGATCCTCATCCGATCCGATCCGGCGGGCCGCCCCTATGTCGCCGGCGAAGACGGGCGCGAGGTGCTGCTGCCCCATGTCAGCATCGCCCATTGCGAGGATCGGGCGATCGCCGCCGCCCATAGCGGGCGTGTCGGCGTCGACATAGAGCGGATCGCCGATCGGGGCGACGGGTTTCTCGCCGCCGTCGCCGGCCCCGACGAGCGCGAGAAGGTGAATGCGCTCGGGACGGCCCGCCGCGCCGAATGGATCACCCGGGTCTGGGGGGCGAAGGAGGCGGTGGGAAAGCTGCTCGGCTCCGGCGTCGACGGAAGGCTGAAATCGCTCGAAGCGGTCGATTTTTCGCCAGAGGGGAGCATTCGAATCCAGGATCGGGAAACCATGTCCGCCTATGCTGTCGAGACTATAGAAAGCAATGGCTTTATAATAGCTTGTGTGACGGAGGACGTTCCTCTTCCGCCCCGAGGCGAAGAATGCGCCTCGGCTTGA
- a CDS encoding 3-oxoacyl-[acyl-carrier-protein] synthase III C-terminal domain-containing protein: MSFALTERLTRASVKNACCLTDFVPVRMADPTPQGLTLELSAYGFARAFCSRNGLTDKEAFFAKHQEIRQKFSNYGLSPAVVKARQLVFFPRLQDIVFADGEFSVAEPEEEYMRLFDNYRDLNPKDLKARHESYAHVADDCLEKLYADVFEAPDDLIHVTCSGYLAPSPVERMTAKKGWLRTTVTHSYHMGCYGAFPAIRMAHGFLASSHMGVTPPKERVDIVHTEILSAHRDAEELTAQNIITMTLFADGFIKYSAVTEDYLRNQGLSGLKVLAYNEHLLPDSADDMTWVPGPTRFHMSLSIMVPVVIKAAVKGFVEDLLRRAGLDFERERSRLYFAIHPGGPKIVEHIQSELKLDDDQVAMSKNVFFENGNMSSATVPHILKAIVEERSIPTGAHVVALGFGPGLTATGLVLEKI, from the coding sequence ATGTCTTTCGCACTTACCGAGCGCCTTACGCGCGCCAGCGTCAAAAATGCTTGCTGCCTCACCGATTTCGTTCCGGTGCGCATGGCCGATCCGACGCCGCAAGGGCTGACGCTGGAGCTCAGCGCCTATGGATTCGCGCGCGCCTTCTGCTCGCGCAACGGCCTGACCGACAAAGAGGCGTTTTTCGCCAAGCATCAGGAGATCAGGCAGAAATTCTCGAACTACGGCCTGTCTCCCGCCGTCGTGAAAGCGCGGCAGCTCGTCTTTTTTCCGCGCCTCCAGGATATCGTCTTCGCCGACGGCGAATTCTCCGTCGCCGAGCCGGAAGAAGAATATATGCGGCTCTTCGACAATTACCGCGATCTCAATCCGAAGGATTTGAAGGCGCGGCACGAGAGCTACGCGCATGTCGCGGATGATTGCCTCGAGAAACTATACGCCGATGTTTTCGAGGCGCCGGACGATCTCATCCATGTCACCTGCTCGGGCTATCTCGCGCCGAGCCCGGTCGAGCGCATGACCGCGAAAAAGGGCTGGCTGCGCACGACGGTCACGCACAGCTATCATATGGGCTGCTACGGCGCCTTTCCGGCCATACGCATGGCGCATGGCTTTCTCGCCTCCTCCCATATGGGCGTCACGCCGCCCAAGGAGCGCGTCGACATCGTGCATACGGAGATTCTCTCCGCGCATCGCGACGCCGAGGAGCTCACCGCGCAGAACATCATCACCATGACGCTGTTCGCGGACGGCTTCATCAAATATTCGGCCGTCACCGAGGATTATCTGAGGAACCAGGGACTCTCCGGCCTCAAGGTGCTCGCCTATAATGAGCATCTCCTTCCCGACTCCGCCGACGACATGACCTGGGTGCCGGGTCCGACGCGCTTCCATATGAGCCTGTCGATCATGGTGCCGGTGGTCATCAAGGCCGCGGTCAAAGGCTTCGTCGAGGATCTTTTGCGCCGCGCCGGGCTCGACTTCGAGCGCGAGCGCAGCCGGCTCTATTTCGCCATTCATCCCGGCGGACCCAAGATCGTCGAGCATATCCAATCCGAGCTGAAGCTCGACGACGATCAGGTGGCGATGAGCAAGAATGTGTTCTTCGAGAATGGCAATATGTCCTCGGCCACCGTGCCGCATATTCTGAAGGCGATCGTCGAGGAGCGCTCTATTCCCACGGGCGCGCATGTCGTGGCGCTGGGCTTCGGCCCCGGTCTCACCGCGACCGGCCTCGTGCTCGAGAAGATCTGA